From Alkalidesulfovibrio alkalitolerans DSM 16529, a single genomic window includes:
- a CDS encoding amino acid ABC transporter permease, with protein sequence MNARTPTPFSSPAPDSPMPRSVCKAEALWRVLPDLATFVALVAIVTHGLLEGARNLGYHWQWYAVPRFILETGEAGLTAGPLLSGLALTLWIAALALPLSFVIGLSACLLSLSNSFTGRLVARCYLETVRNTPLLIQIFVVYFVFAPLLDMDRFWAGVIALALFEGAYASEIMRAGIVSLPRGQWEAAYSLGLSTRQAYARVILPQALRRALPPLTGQTVALVKDSALLSIISIFELTFQAQKIVSDTFMTFEIWFTAAALYLIVTCTLSALSRALERRVRVEA encoded by the coding sequence ATGAACGCCCGCACCCCCACTCCCTTCTCCTCGCCCGCCCCCGATTCGCCGATGCCGCGCTCCGTATGCAAGGCCGAGGCGCTATGGCGCGTCCTGCCCGATCTCGCGACCTTCGTGGCGCTCGTCGCGATCGTGACGCACGGCCTTTTGGAGGGCGCGCGAAACCTCGGCTACCACTGGCAATGGTACGCGGTGCCGCGCTTCATCCTGGAGACGGGCGAGGCCGGTCTCACGGCCGGACCGTTGCTTTCCGGTCTCGCCCTGACGCTTTGGATCGCCGCCCTGGCCCTGCCGTTGAGCTTCGTGATCGGCCTTTCGGCCTGCCTGCTCTCGCTTTCGAATTCCTTCACCGGCCGTCTGGTGGCGCGCTGCTATCTGGAGACCGTGCGTAACACTCCGCTCCTGATCCAGATATTCGTCGTCTATTTCGTCTTCGCGCCGCTTTTGGACATGGACCGGTTCTGGGCGGGCGTGATCGCCCTGGCCCTGTTCGAGGGGGCCTACGCCTCGGAGATCATGCGCGCGGGCATCGTCTCGCTGCCGCGCGGCCAATGGGAGGCCGCCTACAGCCTGGGACTCTCCACCCGCCAGGCCTACGCCAGGGTCATCCTGCCCCAGGCGCTTCGCCGTGCGCTGCCGCCGCTGACCGGCCAGACCGTGGCCCTGGTCAAGGATTCGGCGCTCTTGTCCATCATCTCGATCTTCGAGTTGACGTTTCAGGCGCAAAAAATCGTCTCCGACACATTCATGACCTTCGAAATATGGTTCACGGCGGCCGCGCTCTATCTGATCGTGACCTGCACCCTCTCGGCGCTCTCGCGGGCCCTGGAGAGGCGCGTGCGCGTGGAGGCTTGA
- a CDS encoding amino acid ABC transporter ATP-binding protein — protein sequence MAFLVERTEPARPPAKPLGPVVVSVRGVRKSFERGQCALCGVDLDVRQGEVVVVIGPSGSGKSTLLRMINGLESPDAGRVVVDGIDVEASRANRDLVRRRVGMVFQHFNLFPHLSVLENVNLAQRLAQGKSRAEATAASRELLDRVGLLDKADSYPSALSGGQQQRTAIARALALRPRIMLFDEATSALDPEVIGEVLEVMRGLAAEGMTMIVVTHEMGFAREAGDRIVFMDQGAVVEEGMAAEFFLAPREERTRRFLSQIL from the coding sequence ATGGCGTTTCTGGTCGAACGAACCGAACCCGCCCGGCCCCCGGCCAAGCCGCTTGGCCCGGTCGTCGTCTCCGTGCGGGGCGTGCGCAAGTCTTTCGAGCGTGGGCAGTGCGCCTTGTGCGGGGTGGACCTCGACGTGCGTCAGGGCGAGGTGGTGGTGGTTATCGGCCCTTCGGGCTCGGGCAAGTCCACGCTCTTGCGCATGATAAACGGCCTGGAGAGCCCTGACGCGGGCCGGGTCGTCGTGGATGGGATCGATGTCGAGGCATCGCGCGCGAACCGCGATCTGGTGCGAAGGCGGGTGGGCATGGTCTTTCAGCATTTCAACCTCTTTCCGCACCTGAGCGTGCTTGAGAACGTGAACCTCGCGCAGCGGCTGGCCCAGGGCAAGAGCCGGGCCGAGGCCACGGCTGCTAGTCGCGAATTGCTCGACCGCGTGGGACTCTTGGACAAGGCGGACAGTTATCCCTCGGCGCTCTCCGGTGGGCAGCAACAGCGCACGGCCATCGCTCGGGCCCTGGCGCTTCGGCCCAGGATCATGCTCTTCGACGAGGCCACGAGCGCCCTCGATCCGGAAGTCATCGGCGAGGTTCTGGAGGTCATGCGCGGCTTGGCCGCAGAGGGCATGACCATGATCGTCGTGACCCACGAGATGGGCTTCGCCCGCGAGGCCGGGGACCGCATCGTGTTCATGGACCAGGGCGCGGTAGTGGAGGAGGGTATGGCGGCCGAATTCTTCCTCGCCCCGCGCGAGGAGCGCACCAGACGCTTCCTGAGCCAGATCCTCTAG
- a CDS encoding transporter substrate-binding domain-containing protein, with protein MRRTTIIIACLLAILAALPAMADVRRDLTEAGTMEQVFRRGVLRVGMDIFEPWAMKDKNGEFIGFEIDVARRLAGDLGVRLELVPTKWDGIIPALLTGKFDVIIGGMSIRADRAKKVNFTIPYDVSGMSIVANTQRLPGKTRIEDFDDPSVTVAARAGTTAAKAAEKFLPKAKLLLFNDEPQAVQEVLSGRAQAFVSMAPKPAFEAIANPGKLYLPFSGTFTSEPNAMALRKGDPDSLNLLDSWIRAVEAEGWFKERRRYWFETRDWADQLP; from the coding sequence ATGAGACGCACGACTATCATCATCGCCTGCCTGCTGGCCATTCTCGCGGCGCTGCCCGCCATGGCCGACGTGCGGCGCGACCTGACCGAGGCCGGGACCATGGAGCAGGTCTTTCGGCGCGGCGTGTTGCGCGTGGGCATGGACATCTTCGAGCCCTGGGCCATGAAAGACAAGAACGGCGAGTTCATCGGCTTCGAGATCGACGTGGCCCGGCGGCTGGCCGGGGATCTCGGGGTCAGGCTCGAACTCGTGCCCACCAAGTGGGACGGCATCATCCCGGCGCTTTTGACCGGCAAGTTCGACGTCATCATCGGCGGCATGAGCATCCGGGCCGATCGCGCCAAGAAGGTCAATTTCACCATCCCATACGACGTCTCGGGCATGTCTATCGTGGCCAACACGCAGCGCCTGCCCGGCAAGACGCGTATCGAGGATTTCGACGACCCCTCCGTGACCGTGGCGGCCCGCGCGGGCACCACGGCGGCCAAGGCGGCCGAGAAATTCCTGCCCAAGGCCAAGCTGCTGCTCTTCAACGACGAGCCGCAGGCCGTACAGGAAGTGCTCTCCGGCCGCGCCCAGGCTTTCGTCTCCATGGCGCCCAAACCCGCCTTCGAGGCCATCGCCAATCCCGGCAAGCTCTATCTGCCCTTTTCCGGCACTTTCACCAGCGAGCCCAACGCCATGGCCCTGCGCAAGGGCGATCCCGACTCCCTGAATCTGCTGGACTCCTGGATCAGGGCTGTGGAGGCCGAGGGCTGGTTCAAGGAGCGTCGCCGGTATTGGTTCGAAACCCGCGACTGGGCGGATCAGTTGCCTTAG
- a CDS encoding amino acid ABC transporter permease: MQPLTKVRSTKLDAVLLPLLAAVAGYVVWLFAVDLDYQWRWSSVLTMFARRDPETGALVANILTQGLLTTLKLSVWSMGLALIVGTLMGVAGSAVAGPGRRRGRLFWRLVAGSYVTFVRNTPPLVLIFLFYFFIGDQIMAWLGVEDMARGLSAPWQETLAFWAAPPARFTAFCSAVLTLALYEGAYIAEIVRAGILSVERGQWEAAYALGLSPRQRLVRVVLPQAFRRSVPSLAGQFIATIKASSIVSVISIPELTFQAMAVMASTSRVYEVWLTVFACYLALCLSLSLASRRLEAWFARRG, translated from the coding sequence ATGCAGCCACTGACCAAAGTCCGTTCCACCAAGCTCGATGCCGTACTCCTGCCGCTATTGGCCGCAGTAGCGGGCTATGTGGTTTGGCTCTTCGCCGTGGACCTGGACTACCAGTGGCGCTGGTCCTCGGTGCTGACCATGTTCGCGCGGCGCGATCCCGAGACCGGGGCGCTCGTGGCCAATATCCTGACTCAGGGGCTTTTGACCACGCTCAAGCTCTCGGTCTGGTCCATGGGGTTGGCCCTGATCGTCGGCACGCTCATGGGCGTGGCCGGATCGGCCGTAGCCGGTCCGGGCCGCCGCCGGGGGCGGCTCTTTTGGCGGCTCGTCGCGGGCAGCTACGTGACCTTCGTGCGCAACACGCCGCCGCTCGTGCTCATCTTCCTCTTCTACTTCTTCATCGGCGACCAGATCATGGCCTGGCTCGGCGTGGAGGATATGGCGCGCGGGCTCTCCGCCCCCTGGCAGGAGACGCTGGCCTTTTGGGCCGCGCCGCCCGCGCGCTTCACGGCCTTCTGCTCGGCCGTACTCACCCTGGCGCTCTACGAGGGCGCCTACATTGCCGAGATCGTGCGCGCAGGCATTCTCTCCGTGGAACGCGGCCAGTGGGAAGCGGCCTACGCGCTCGGCCTCTCGCCGCGCCAGAGGTTGGTGCGCGTGGTGCTGCCGCAAGCATTTCGGCGCTCCGTGCCCTCCCTGGCCGGGCAGTTCATCGCCACCATCAAGGCCTCGTCCATCGTCTCGGTCATCTCCATCCCGGAGCTGACCTTCCAGGCCATGGCGGTCATGGCTTCGACCTCGCGCGTCTACGAGGTCTGGCTGACCGTTTTCGCCTGCTACCTGGCCCTTTGCCTCTCGCTCTCCCTTGCCTCGCGGCGGCTCGAAGCGTGGTTCGCGCGGCGGGGATGA
- a CDS encoding glutaredoxin family protein has translation MPTDSIKFWGLTTCIHCKKAKQFLDDCGVAYELTYVDKLEGDERKQTIEEVKKHNSALSFPTILVGDTVVVGFNEADLKAALKL, from the coding sequence ATGCCTACGGATTCCATAAAGTTCTGGGGACTTACCACCTGTATCCACTGCAAGAAGGCCAAGCAGTTCCTCGACGACTGCGGGGTGGCTTACGAACTGACATACGTGGACAAGCTCGAAGGCGACGAGCGCAAGCAGACCATCGAGGAAGTGAAAAAGCACAACTCCGCCCTGTCCTTTCCCACCATACTGGTGGGCGACACGGTGGTCGTGGGCTTCAATGAGGCCGATCTGAAGGCCGCACTGAAGCTATAG
- a CDS encoding ferredoxin-thioredoxin reductase catalytic domain-containing protein, translating to MDAKELYARLKPLQEKQGFLFNPDESYTMPLLEGLLVNKERYGYMACPCRLATGQYDKDRDIICPCAYRADDVAEYGACYCALYVSEAYRDGRIERRTVPERRPADKVQEAFEAALGC from the coding sequence ATGGACGCCAAGGAACTCTACGCCAGGCTCAAGCCCTTGCAGGAAAAGCAGGGTTTCCTCTTTAATCCTGACGAGTCCTACACCATGCCACTGCTGGAAGGGCTTTTGGTGAACAAGGAGCGCTACGGCTACATGGCCTGCCCCTGCCGCTTGGCCACTGGGCAGTACGACAAGGACCGCGATATCATCTGTCCCTGCGCCTACCGGGCCGACGACGTGGCCGAGTACGGGGCCTGCTACTGCGCGCTCTACGTCTCCGAAGCCTACCGCGACGGCAGGATCGAGAGGCGCACCGTGCCCGAGCGACGTCCGGCGGACAAGGTCCAGGAAGCTTTCGAAGCCGCGCTCGGTTGTTGA
- the metX gene encoding homoserine O-acetyltransferase MetX codes for MSEYDVTSLVGGSVGRVEKRFATLAEPPHTLRLECGREIGPVTLAYETWGELSPEGDNCVLVCHALTGDSHAAGYYTSEDQKPGWWDIMIGPGKPIDTDRYFVVCSNVLGSCMGSTGPASIKPGTDEFWGMDFPIVTIGDMVEAQRLLLDNLGVKRLLSVVGGSVGGMQVLEWSVRYPERVASAIPLATTCEHSALAIAFNEVARQAIMADPAWNEGAYHGGPFPDYGLAVARMVGHVTYLSDEAMRRKFGRNLQDRCSLTYRFEPEFQVESYLRHQGRKFTERFDANTFLYLTKAADYFSLAQAWGGGSLTRAFSRAACRYLVASFTSDWLYPTYQSRAMVQAMKKNGLQVSFCEITADLGHDAFLLPSARLNSLITGFLTDTLARVREGGDAL; via the coding sequence ATGAGCGAATACGACGTCACTTCCCTTGTCGGCGGTTCCGTGGGGCGCGTGGAGAAGCGCTTCGCCACCCTGGCCGAACCGCCGCACACCCTGCGCCTGGAATGCGGCCGCGAGATCGGCCCCGTGACCCTTGCCTACGAGACCTGGGGCGAGCTTTCGCCCGAGGGCGACAATTGCGTGCTCGTTTGCCACGCCCTGACCGGCGATTCGCACGCCGCAGGCTACTACACTAGCGAGGACCAAAAGCCCGGCTGGTGGGATATCATGATCGGGCCGGGCAAGCCCATAGACACCGACAGATATTTCGTGGTCTGCTCCAACGTGCTGGGAAGCTGCATGGGCTCCACCGGCCCGGCCTCCATCAAGCCCGGCACGGACGAATTCTGGGGCATGGATTTCCCCATCGTGACCATCGGCGACATGGTCGAGGCGCAGCGGCTGCTTCTCGATAACCTGGGCGTGAAGCGCCTGCTCTCGGTCGTGGGCGGCTCCGTGGGCGGCATGCAGGTGCTCGAATGGTCGGTGCGTTATCCCGAGCGCGTGGCCTCGGCCATCCCCTTGGCCACCACCTGCGAGCACTCGGCCCTTGCCATCGCCTTCAACGAGGTCGCGCGCCAGGCCATCATGGCCGATCCCGCCTGGAACGAAGGGGCCTATCACGGCGGGCCCTTCCCGGATTACGGCCTGGCCGTGGCGCGCATGGTCGGCCACGTGACCTATCTTTCCGACGAGGCCATGCGCCGCAAGTTCGGCCGCAACCTTCAGGATCGCTGCAGCCTGACCTACCGCTTCGAGCCCGAATTCCAGGTGGAGAGCTACCTGCGCCACCAGGGCCGCAAGTTCACCGAGCGCTTCGACGCCAACACCTTCCTCTACCTGACCAAGGCGGCCGACTACTTCAGCCTGGCCCAGGCCTGGGGCGGCGGCTCGCTGACCCGCGCCTTCTCGCGTGCCGCCTGCCGCTATCTGGTGGCCTCGTTCACCTCGGACTGGCTTTATCCGACCTACCAGTCGCGGGCCATGGTCCAGGCCATGAAGAAGAACGGCCTGCAGGTCAGCTTCTGCGAGATCACGGCCGACCTTGGGCACGACGCCTTCCTGCTGCCCAGCGCCCGGCTCAACTCCCTGATCACGGGCTTTTTGACGGACACTCTGGCCAGGGTGCGGGAGGGCGGCGATGCGCTTTGA
- the metW gene encoding methionine biosynthesis protein MetW, whose amino-acid sequence MRFDLSVIAQWVEPGARVLDLGCGAGVLLDHLTREKGVRGTGVEIDEEKASAAIAKGLTVLHGDIFAEIADYPDQSFDYVILSQTLQQVYEPARLIGEMLRVGRRGIVSFPNFAVWYNRLMFLLLGRAPVSRELPYEWYDTPNIRVIPIKDFRRFCRKKGFAVRREVTITTHHHEEEGRVVTFLPNLRASYGIYMLERFAER is encoded by the coding sequence ATGCGCTTTGATCTTTCGGTCATCGCCCAGTGGGTGGAGCCCGGCGCGCGGGTTTTGGACCTTGGCTGCGGCGCGGGCGTGCTGCTCGATCATCTGACGCGCGAGAAGGGCGTGCGCGGCACGGGCGTCGAGATCGACGAGGAGAAGGCCTCGGCCGCCATCGCCAAGGGTCTCACCGTGCTGCACGGCGACATCTTCGCCGAGATCGCGGACTACCCGGACCAGTCCTTCGACTACGTGATCCTCTCCCAGACCCTGCAGCAGGTCTACGAGCCAGCCCGGCTCATCGGCGAGATGCTGCGCGTGGGGCGGCGGGGCATCGTCAGCTTCCCCAACTTCGCGGTCTGGTACAACCGCCTGATGTTCCTGCTTCTGGGCCGCGCGCCCGTCTCGCGCGAACTGCCCTACGAGTGGTACGACACGCCCAACATCCGGGTCATCCCGATCAAGGATTTCCGCCGTTTCTGTCGCAAGAAGGGCTTTGCCGTGCGCCGCGAGGTGACCATCACCACGCACCACCACGAAGAAGAAGGGCGAGTGGTGACTTTCCTGCCCAATCTTCGCGCATCCTACGGCATTTACATGCTCGAACGCTTTGCAGAGCGCTGA
- a CDS encoding aminotransferase-like domain-containing protein: MQFSRRMANVRRSYIREILKVTQRPEVISFAGGLPSPDHFPVRGFAEATQAVLDEAGPQALQYSTTEGFPPLREFISRRYREKWGLDIPPEEILITSGSQQGLDLIAKTLLDEGDTVLIERPGYLGAIQCFSMFGVEFSTVDLTPSGPDLEQLALRLEEGARLFYVVPTFQNPSSTAWDLTTRQEAARLLAASNAVLLEDNPYGELRFLGHDMPPVRAFFDDERAVLMGSFSKIVAPGLRLGWIAAKPALMHHLVTAKQASDLHTSTFTQRVLARFLADTDLDEHIALIRKEYGERRDCMVEAIEKHFPVEVTASRPEGGMFLWCELPEGVSASALFEKTIACNVAFVPGRPFYVDGTDNAFRLNFSNSTPERINEGIKRLGACLREAL; the protein is encoded by the coding sequence ATGCAATTTTCCCGGCGCATGGCCAATGTCCGACGGTCCTACATCCGCGAAATCCTCAAGGTCACGCAACGGCCCGAGGTCATCTCCTTCGCGGGCGGCCTGCCAAGCCCCGACCACTTCCCGGTGCGCGGCTTCGCCGAAGCGACCCAGGCCGTGCTCGACGAGGCCGGGCCGCAGGCGCTGCAATACTCCACCACCGAGGGCTTTCCTCCGCTTCGCGAGTTCATCTCGCGCCGCTATCGCGAAAAATGGGGCCTGGACATCCCGCCCGAGGAAATCCTCATCACCTCGGGATCGCAGCAGGGATTGGACCTGATCGCCAAGACCCTGCTCGACGAGGGCGACACCGTGCTCATCGAGCGGCCGGGCTATCTGGGAGCCATCCAGTGCTTCTCCATGTTCGGCGTGGAATTCTCGACCGTGGACCTGACCCCCTCGGGGCCGGACCTCGAACAACTCGCCCTGCGCCTGGAGGAAGGCGCGCGTCTCTTCTACGTCGTGCCGACCTTCCAGAACCCCTCCTCCACGGCCTGGGATCTAACCACGCGCCAGGAGGCCGCCCGCCTGCTGGCCGCCTCGAACGCGGTGCTGCTGGAGGACAACCCCTACGGCGAACTGCGCTTCCTGGGCCACGACATGCCGCCCGTGCGGGCCTTTTTCGACGACGAGCGGGCCGTGCTCATGGGCTCGTTCTCCAAGATCGTGGCTCCGGGGCTGCGGCTGGGCTGGATCGCTGCCAAGCCCGCGCTCATGCATCATTTGGTCACGGCCAAGCAGGCCTCGGATCTGCACACCTCCACCTTCACGCAGCGCGTGCTGGCGCGCTTCCTGGCGGACACCGACCTCGACGAGCACATCGCGCTGATCCGCAAGGAATACGGCGAGCGCCGCGACTGCATGGTCGAGGCCATCGAGAAGCACTTTCCCGTGGAGGTCACGGCCTCGCGGCCCGAGGGCGGCATGTTCCTGTGGTGCGAACTGCCCGAGGGCGTCTCCGCGTCGGCGCTCTTCGAGAAGACCATCGCCTGCAACGTGGCCTTCGTGCCGGGCAGGCCCTTCTACGTGGACGGCACGGACAACGCCTTCAGGCTGAACTTCTCCAACTCCACGCCCGAGCGCATCAACGAGGGCATCAAGCGCCTGGGCGCGTGCCTGCGCGAGGCGCTGTAG
- a CDS encoding type II toxin-antitoxin system HicB family antitoxin encodes MKYPIIVHTDPDTPGFSATIPDFPGSFTAGDTMEELETGAQEAVELFFEDTENAPPPPSPLDVVLASEEARDGAVVMVEIDLSFLEKKARPVNVTMPVYVRNIIDRAAKSRGMTRSAFIVDSALKAAARGKNPDA; translated from the coding sequence ATGAAGTATCCCATCATCGTGCATACCGACCCGGACACGCCCGGATTCAGCGCGACCATCCCCGATTTTCCCGGATCCTTCACTGCTGGCGACACCATGGAAGAACTTGAGACCGGCGCGCAGGAAGCGGTCGAGCTCTTCTTCGAGGACACCGAGAACGCGCCCCCCCCGCCCTCTCCCCTTGACGTCGTCCTCGCCAGCGAGGAGGCCAGGGACGGGGCCGTGGTCATGGTGGAGATCGACCTCTCCTTCCTGGAAAAAAAGGCCCGCCCCGTGAACGTCACCATGCCGGTCTACGTGCGCAACATCATCGACCGGGCGGCCAAGTCACGCGGCATGACCCGCTCCGCCTTCATCGTGGACAGCGCCCTCAAGGCCGCCGCGCGCGGCAAAAATCCCGACGCCTGA
- a CDS encoding type II toxin-antitoxin system HicA family toxin, whose protein sequence is MRVLDRNAHNAYLSRMTSREVIRKLEQAGFQQVAKKGSHLKMRHPDGRTTIVPDPRKDIKKGTLRNIERQSGVTLQQ, encoded by the coding sequence ATGCGCGTCCTTGACCGCAATGCGCATAATGCGTATCTTTCCCGCATGACGAGCCGCGAGGTGATCAGGAAGCTGGAGCAGGCCGGGTTTCAGCAAGTCGCCAAGAAAGGCAGCCACCTCAAGATGCGCCATCCCGACGGACGAACAACCATCGTTCCCGATCCCCGAAAGGACATCAAGAAGGGGACCTTGCGCAACATCGAACGCCAGTCGGGCGTCACACTCCAGCAATGA
- a CDS encoding sigma-54-dependent transcriptional regulator: MAERTVLVIDDEPGHRLMLGAVLTDKGWRVEEAGGGREGLARLLSVNPDVVLLDMRMPDMDGSAVLAEIMAQRPGLPVIMLTAFGSVGAAVEAMKHGAHDYLTKPVDNDELAAVLERAYDFARLVRENALLREGRSEGPVLVGQSPSMDRLREVIAQVGPAEATVLIQGESGTGKELVAEMLHQASHRSRGPLVRVNCAALPGDLLESELFGYVKGAFTGAVSNKPGRFQLADGGTIFLDEVGELPQALQAKLLRALQERVIEPLGGVKPVPVDVRILAATNRDLKAEAQAGRFREDLYYRLAVLELTIPPLRERPDDIPLLAAHLLRKLGEKNRKQVREPSPAFLDALLSWNWPGNVRELENVLERALILARADTLTPDLLPPQIVRAWGGLGEAAPDQGRTRKDVGADRPSGGGLASLRELGARGSGSLDDVEREAIERALAVHGGHREKTAEALGISRRTLQYKLKKYGLLRR, from the coding sequence ATGGCTGAACGCACGGTGCTGGTCATCGATGACGAGCCGGGACATCGCCTGATGCTCGGCGCGGTGCTCACGGACAAGGGCTGGCGCGTGGAAGAAGCTGGCGGCGGCCGCGAGGGGCTGGCCCGACTTTTGAGCGTCAACCCGGACGTGGTGCTTTTGGACATGCGCATGCCGGACATGGACGGCTCGGCCGTGCTGGCCGAGATCATGGCCCAGCGGCCGGGGCTGCCGGTGATCATGCTCACGGCCTTCGGCTCGGTGGGCGCGGCAGTGGAGGCCATGAAGCACGGCGCGCACGACTACCTGACCAAACCCGTGGACAACGACGAGTTGGCTGCCGTGCTGGAGCGGGCCTACGATTTCGCCCGGCTGGTGCGCGAGAACGCCCTGTTGCGCGAGGGCCGAAGCGAAGGCCCGGTGCTGGTGGGGCAAAGCCCGTCCATGGACCGCCTGCGCGAGGTCATCGCCCAGGTGGGCCCGGCCGAGGCCACGGTGCTGATCCAGGGCGAGTCCGGCACGGGCAAGGAGCTCGTGGCCGAGATGCTGCACCAGGCCAGCCACCGCTCGCGCGGGCCGCTCGTGCGCGTGAACTGCGCGGCCCTGCCCGGCGACCTCCTGGAATCCGAACTCTTCGGCTACGTCAAGGGGGCCTTCACCGGCGCGGTGAGCAACAAACCCGGCCGCTTCCAGCTTGCCGACGGCGGCACGATCTTTCTGGACGAGGTGGGCGAGTTGCCGCAGGCCTTGCAGGCCAAGCTCCTGCGCGCCTTGCAGGAGCGCGTGATCGAGCCCTTGGGCGGGGTCAAGCCCGTGCCCGTGGACGTTCGCATTCTGGCCGCCACCAACCGAGACCTCAAGGCCGAGGCCCAGGCCGGACGCTTCCGCGAGGATCTTTACTACCGGCTGGCCGTGCTGGAACTGACCATCCCGCCGCTGCGCGAGCGGCCCGACGACATTCCGCTTCTGGCCGCACATCTTCTACGCAAGCTGGGCGAAAAGAACCGCAAGCAGGTGCGCGAGCCCTCGCCCGCGTTCCTGGATGCACTGCTCTCCTGGAACTGGCCGGGCAACGTGCGCGAATTGGAGAACGTGCTCGAACGCGCATTGATCCTGGCCCGGGCCGACACCCTGACCCCGGACCTTTTGCCGCCGCAGATCGTGCGCGCCTGGGGTGGGCTGGGCGAGGCTGCGCCGGATCAGGGCCGCACGCGAAAAGACGTGGGTGCGGATCGTCCGTCCGGGGGGGGTCTCGCTTCGCTGCGCGAACTGGGAGCGCGGGGCTCGGGCTCGCTGGACGACGTGGAGCGCGAGGCCATCGAGCGCGCGCTGGCGGTCCACGGCGGCCACCGCGAAAAGACCGCCGAGGCTCTGGGCATCAGCCGCCGCACGCTGCAATACAAGCTCAAGAAGTACGGTTTGCTGCGAAGATAG